Proteins encoded together in one Psychrobacter sp. 28M-43 window:
- the ybeY gene encoding rRNA maturation RNase YbeY, with amino-acid sequence MSQPDNTNFDDKIASNHASLAALDISATDRINDEILDTFYNREHLLSVMMATLDYIDGRINNGLTLPYFADIDPELWQEKSKTLDIYITDDVEGRALNLEARGKDYATNILSYPSELPAAVIELMPTLPLGELIICHEVMVREAAEQDKTVAQHISHLLVHGVLHLLGFDHELGQAEQDEMEYFEIEILAGLNLPNPYV; translated from the coding sequence ATGAGCCAACCTGACAATACTAATTTCGATGACAAGATTGCTAGCAACCATGCCAGCTTAGCAGCACTTGATATCAGTGCGACCGACAGGATTAATGATGAAATATTAGATACTTTTTATAATCGCGAGCATTTACTATCAGTCATGATGGCGACTTTGGATTATATAGACGGTCGTATTAATAATGGTCTGACCCTACCCTATTTTGCAGATATCGATCCTGAGCTATGGCAGGAAAAGTCTAAAACACTAGATATATATATCACTGATGACGTCGAAGGCCGTGCTTTAAATCTAGAAGCACGTGGTAAAGACTATGCGACCAATATTTTGTCTTATCCAAGCGAATTACCTGCAGCCGTCATTGAGCTGATGCCAACACTGCCTCTTGGAGAGCTAATTATCTGTCATGAAGTGATGGTACGTGAAGCGGCTGAACAGGACAAAACAGTGGCGCAGCACATCAGCCATTTGCTAGTGCATGGCGTGCTACACCTACTGGGTTTTGATCATGAGCTCGGACAAGCTGAGCAAGATGAGATGGAGTACTTTGAAATTGAGATTTTGGCAGGTCTAAACCTACCAAATCCTTATGTCTAA